The window tgttttttgttctgcCTCTTTTTGCCGACGTTGGCGTTCCATTTCAGCCAGACGCTCAACTTGCAATTGATTTTGCTGCAAAACGAAAAAGGAGCCTTGGATTGGAAGTCAAGTGCAAGATAACCTAACTGTTGACCTACCTCATCGAGCTTCTTGAAACGGGTGCGCTTGTGTCTACTGCGCTGGGACTCGTGATCCGAGTAGGGGCTATCACTGCTGGAGGAGGAGCGTTTCCGTGACTTTGAAATTGATGGCGAATGCCTATAATCTCGTTCCCGTTCGATGTGCCTGTCACTGCGGTGTCTGTCcctttccctctctctatcGCGTCGCCCATGATGGTTCATCTCTGAGGATTTGTGGTCCCGGTCCCGATTGTGTGACTTACtgcgttttttatttttgcttttgtgatGTCGGCGTTTCGCCGTGGGACTGGGACTGCGCGAACGTGATACCATGTTTTTTCCTATTTACTGCGTACacaaatttattgtttttttcacGCTCTCCAACAAATCAATTCTGCCAGAAAAAATTTCCTTGAAAACAGTATTGGGTGACGTAAAATGCGGTTTTGCTGGCCAACACTGTTCGgtgttttgtgtttatttttttgcaggGTTGGATCGTTTCAATAATTGACAACAACTTACAACACACGAATCGTGTCATTTGCTTGaatgttttggttttattttttatcttTAGCTAAGATCATTTCATGGAATTTATCAATCATATCTTGATTGTCTTTAAATCCGACGCATTCCTTAGCCGCCTCCTTGGTTAGCCACTTCAGCGCGGTATGTTCTTCAGAGAGAATGGGCTCCTGATTAGGGTCTCGCAGTTCAGCAAGCCAGTAGATaactatttttggttttcctttAACCTGGTAGTTCAGAGTGAGCGGTGTGTCGCGGTGTATAATTAGATCCTTTTCCTCATATCTGGAAACACAAGCAGTTTCATTGTATAACTGAACTAATAGTTTTTGTTACTTCTTGAGACACTTGCCCGGCTTCTTCCTTGGTCTCACGCAGTGCAGTTGTAAAATCATCTTCTCCTGGGTCCACGTGTCCTTTGGGAGAGCTCCAGTGAAAATCGCCGTAGGACGCCTTCAATAATAGGTATTCAATTTGTCCACATAGCCGCCTGAAAAGGACAAAACCTGCCGCCTTCTTCATCTTGTCGGTGTTTCTTACAGGTGATTGAACAGTGTTGGGAAACGTCAAAATTGGATTGGACTACAAAACTAAATCACAAcgtataattttgaaattgttgatatgtatttattctagtagacttatATCTATGCCTCAATACAAAAGAAGCTcagaaatttcaatattaaaacaatCCGAATTCTCTTCACAATGTTGTGTCCTAAGTCATATTTTAAATGCTATTTTCCAGATATTATCAGTAAATCGCAAAAGATTCTAATATTTCGTGACCTGGATGTGAATGAATTTCGTTGGGTTCCTGATACATACTTTATATATTGCCAATGTGCAGATGTCTTGACTGGTCAAATTTTATTGAGCCACCGTTTGCATATAATTCGTAAGAGAGTGGAATCACTTGATGGTGGTCGATTTGAATTGCTAACAAAGCCCGGCATGGTCGATGGGATAGAGGCAGAAATGGAATATGGACAACTTAAAGAATCTGATTCTATATCTAGCGAGATCGATTTTTCAACATATATTGCATAACCATTCGGGATTAATTGGAAAAAATATGTTAAGTTCTTGGAGttaactttaaatttaaatatttgagcATTTCATTAAAATATTCTGTgataacatttaaatttaataagtaAATTTAGTACAAAAGAAAGATTAGTGTCATACCAGCATGTTTTGAACTAAAATTAGATATTGTCCAACACTGAAACAGAAGTTAACACTCTCAGGGCGcacgtttttgtttttagtgaATTCATTACATAAATATTACATACATTATGTACGGTTTACTCCGCCGCTTGGCCGGAGTCTCTATTGGTTCCAGCTCCAAGGGTTATGCTTCCTTTACACTTCGAGATGTGGTGCGGGAGACCTCGGATGAAGCCGGCACTTTGCTCGCCCGTTTCGCAAAGCACATTGCCGTTGAAAGGTACAAGGACGAGAATCATGTCCTGTCGCCGACCACCATTCGCTATGCTGACTATTTTCCCATAACAGATGATCGTTATTTCCAGCGATCGGTGGAGAAGACAGCCGCCTCCCAGTTACCAGCTCTGATTATTCACGCTTCAAGTTATAGAGCTAATGCAGCGACTCCCAAATATGCCATGGCATTGAATGCCCTAGATGCTCAGTGTGTGAGTCAGCTGGACAAGATGGATACAACCACTGTCCTGGAAACATTGTACGCGTTTCTCTTCTTGATTCCCAACTGGCTGAAAAGAACAGATTTCTATTACAAGGCCGTAAACCGGTTGGCCAGAGAATTTCATCATGACGATAGCAAAGAGCGATTCGTTCAGGTTTGCTTCTATTTGGGTCTTCAGAAGAAGACGCAGAACACCAGCGAATTGAGATCTTTGCTAGAATCTCATTTGGAGAAGCACTTACCTAACTTGAGCGAAATGGATTTGGCTGTCATTTGCAATGCCGCGTATAAGACATCAACTTTGGTCACTGGAGAGCTTAGAGAAGCTTTTGAATCAGCTCTAATAAGAGGAATTTTGAGTATACAACTCGGCAATGGCCAGGATGCTCTACTTGTGTCATATGTAAAGTCTTTGCGCCTACAACGTGCTGGGACTGAAGAAGTGTGCCGCCATTTGGCCAATATCTGCATGAATCCTGCAGAAATCTCACAGCTCGAACCTCGTGGACTAACCCATATCTTGGCATTTTTTGCCGAGCAGCTATGGGATCAATCCGATTGCCTCAAAGTTTTAGTCGATCGACTGAGTCCCCTGAATATGCGTGCCAAGGACTTTGCCACTTTTCTTTGGGCCAGTGCACAACTAAATATCCAGTTTAGTGCTTCGCGACTTAAGCAATTGGAATTGGTAGCTCTTAGGAAATTGGAAAATCGAGAGTATGACTATTTCCCAGATAATC is drawn from Drosophila willistoni isolate 14030-0811.24 chromosome 2R unlocalized genomic scaffold, UCI_dwil_1.1 Seg167, whole genome shotgun sequence and contains these coding sequences:
- the LOC6642607 gene encoding bis(5'-nucleosyl)-tetraphosphatase [asymmetrical] — translated: MKKAAGFVLFRRLCGQIEYLLLKASYGDFHWSSPKGHVDPGEDDFTTALRETKEEAGYEEKDLIIHRDTPLTLNYQVKGKPKIVIYWLAELRDPNQEPILSEEHTALKWLTKEAAKECVGFKDNQDMIDKFHEMILAKDKK
- the LOC6642608 gene encoding uncharacterized protein LOC6642608: MYGLLRRLAGVSIGSSSKGYASFTLRDVVRETSDEAGTLLARFAKHIAVERYKDENHVLSPTTIRYADYFPITDDRYFQRSVEKTAASQLPALIIHASSYRANAATPKYAMALNALDAQCVSQLDKMDTTTVLETLYAFLFLIPNWLKRTDFYYKAVNRLAREFHHDDSKERFVQVCFYLGLQKKTQNTSELRSLLESHLEKHLPNLSEMDLAVICNAAYKTSTLVTGELREAFESALIRGILSIQLGNGQDALLVSYVKSLRLQRAGTEEVCRHLANICMNPAEISQLEPRGLTHILAFFAEQLWDQSDCLKVLVDRLSPLNMRAKDFATFLWASAQLNIQFSASRLKQLELVALRKLENREYDYFPDNLVDTCLSLSCFGHYSKQLIDAAEDLKASQRRQRAQPKVDSRLTTLRSAIAIEQPSWSELQSQEIFKEFARTPSYLLKDRSDLTTYARDLTSDAEIEGVDLVCPISGINLPSLRVQTVSNPSKIYFVELLTPQQTLRFSQQPTSLMRLKRRLLESLGQKVVVLHSDKMASNAKELQELLEASSETKKDESDVALGLSI